ATCAATGTTTCTGAAACGAATTTGTTTGTCAACTTTTAATCAGCTGTTTTACGTTTCGAATGGCAATCAGGCAAATTTTAGCGATCGATATACAAACTCTCGGTTACGTCACATTATGGAATGATGTAGTTTATGGGGTTGTAGATACAATTTTACACTTGTTACCTGTTGGTATGGTAGAAATGTGATTGATCATAGAAATGAAATCCATAAAGTTTTCGAATACTggtttacaaaaattttaattcgcACTTAAATGAAACCTTGTTTTAAAAACATGATTACGAATACGTGATTCAttttacactgagaaaacaagAAAGACTTGCTATACTGAGAAATTGATTTCCGTCAATTTTGTAGTTTCTTGGATCTGAGTTTTGCTTATGGGGGAGAAACGAAAATATGTCAAATTCATTTCGACcattaatttataaacttttaaagGAAACGTAACTCTTTCTTTAGGTTAGGTAGggtggaaaaataaataaaacacgaacagaaaaaaaatttatttatataatttacaaataaaatagaataaatataaattctttccaattattttgccACTAAAATTGtggataatagaaaaaaacgtGATAAAGATAATATTACAAGCAAGACAAATTGAAATACAAACTACTGAGTTTTTTTCTCTTCTATAACGTTCGTATCTTTAGCTTCGATTTTTTCGGCCGTTTCCGCGGTGTAACCGAATTCGTTAACACGCGTTTTATCAACAGGGTATATATACCTTTGatacaaatatatcaaaaatacgaTATCATCCCTAAAACACCCTATTCGGTACATAATCGGCATTTTGATTACAAAAGCAAACATATCATCGataaaagtattcaaaaatttatatgtcAACATTCTCCACGGTAAATGCGCCACcgatttcaatttataattgatAAACAATTGCGGAGTCATCATGATAAAACCGAAAGTTAATAAGTATCCGTATAGTAGATCTAACACGAAGGAATACCAACCCTTATGTTCGAGATAAATCAACGCGTATACGCTGTAACCGGCGAAAAGCGGAAAACACACCCACGATAGATATTTAAACGCCAATTTATCGTATACTTTCGTACTAGATTCGACGTAAGAACTTTTATCTTTGAACGTTAACTTGCCGTTTTCGAATTTAATATCGACGACtttccatattttccaaaattctatACCCAAACCAACCAAACACGAAATTCTTATTAAAGTATTAGTTTCGTTATCTAATACGTACAATAGAACGACCAATGATTGAAACACGCCGAAAAATACTGATCTAACTGATAAACCTTCGAGGGAATTTCTATTATTCCAAAATTGAATGTCGTTTTTGAAAGCCAATAATTCAAACACGGAATGAACTATAGAAACGATTATAGTGATACCTAGGAGATAAGGATTGGTTTCCATGAGAGTTTCTTTGAGAGTATCTTGTTCTTCGTCGGTTTGCGCGTGTTCGCCGTCACCCCAAACGTTCCAAGATTGCCTCACGTGTTGGGCAGCGTAAAGTTGCCATTTGAATAAACTCAATGGTTGAATCGTTAATCTGAGCGTATACGATTCATTCAGAGGTTTGTAATCCCGTGCCATGTTCCAAAAATCGTTCGCGAATAAAACCGGTTTATATTGTCGACCATCATCAGTGAATTTGATGTATTGATCGAGAGGGGCGGGGACACTCCCGTAATTCCACATCGTTTGATCGGTTATTAGATTTAAAGTGAAATTAGGATGCCAATGCGACACTATTTTTCCCTCTTCGACTTCTAAAGATTTCGTTTCGCCGGTTAAAAGATTTTTCGTACCCGTCGATTTgagttttttgaatttatttaattgtttaacgACAGAAGACATTTGATTTTTCGCATAATTACTCGCAGTTGGATCGGGACTTAAGCCGCTTTTCACTATAAACGCATGTAAAAATAGGGaaccattatttttcatattggCGGTAATCGGAACGATTTTTTCGATACTATATGTACCGTCGTTATTTTCCCCTGATGTCCAGTCCCCGTATTTCAACCCCTCTTTTAACcaaaataaattggaagaattataattattcaaaaattcattttctgataaatatacatataaattcaTCATTGTACcatcttgaaatatatttttggctGCAGTTGGTGGTACATttgaaacattattattattattatttttctgcGGTTGGGGagctttgaaaaatgaaaatatgaaatacattATTATTGCCCTTATTATGAGTGATTTAACAACTGCAATAAACGATTCGAATTTCGTAGGAACATGTTGAGGAGCGACAGTATTTTCCTGTAACAAATATACTTTATAAGTTTAGCTAACAAAACATATTCAGTATCTTTAAAACtcttatttctagtttttttaaaactttttccttATCCACTATACACAATATTTACCGAATATTATTTACTTATCATTACAGAATCTACGTGTTTTTAACACAACTTTAAACTTGATACAATCTTATAACAGATAATTCTATTTACTTTATGAATtatgtaattaaaataattttttcaaaaaaaacgaataaatgaTTATTACTTACAGTTGTACCTGTACTGTCACTATTTCCTACAGTAGCTTCCATTGTAGGAACTTCATTAACCTGTTTATCCACCACGTTCATTGTAATGGATGTCACTATTCAAttagattttataaatatcatgaaattattttatgagaATCGTATGCTAATATATATACTACCTCAATAATACATTAGCAGTGtacgtatatttcaaattttgtaaaataaatctaatttgATATATAACATCACTTTGGTTTATATTTCTGACATTCCTATTGAATAAGAATGTGGCACGTGATGACAAGTGAAGTGAATGATGAATCAGATGTGTCATCGTGTCATTCGAGAATGATCGAACGAAAAAATATCCGAATTTaatcttatttaatttatatattcttcTCGAAAATCATGGCGAAATTCGATGTTTATTAAATAGACATTGTCTATTGTCGATTTTAAGTCGCAATATATTGAGaagtatttttgtattttgtattgtattaGTAGAATTCTCGATTCAAGATATCGAAACTTTCGTAAcatagacaaaataaaaaaacatagtacaatatatattttctatgacctatatattttatatgtttaaattgtcaaattataacATTAGAGGTTTGCTCTTGGGAGCTGCACTAGAACTGTACCAGTTCAGGCCAGttcatgagtgtatagaattaaGTTGATCGGATATAAAGAACGATATAGAGCAGAGAGCAATggagcatttgttgattgttgtatttgaggttatttgatgtgattcagaccttgtagtattaacaataatgaaaaactttttagtactttttgatattttacattcgtaCAATGACTAAGATATAGTGCCACCGTTTCCAGTTTACACTTGTTGCACTATAATGGATGACCTGACTCTAGACCCAGTGCAAGCAGCATAGTGAGctgggtgaactagttctcgtgcactgctactaagaacGTTTTAGTGTACTCCTCCTGAACTAGTTCTActagtgcagctaccaagaacaaaccttaCGATTAGGTACATTAAAAAATTCtcgtaattttttgtaatatattctatttatttttataaaaaacaaattaattttaattaacattttatatTAAGATAAACTCTTACAACTCAATATATTCAAACATACCATATATAAAgtgactatttttttattttttcgaaaaatgtttttaaacttaATAGATTCTTGGTAAATAAGGAGAAACGGGAGACTGATAATCAtcctgaaaaaaaatattatcaatatctcgctatatattgaatatacaatgtgtttcaataatagaaaaccaataaattaATTACTTGAGATGTTATACAAGATGTATTGCTCGTCAACGGTAACTCACTGAGGAAAGAAGATGCGGTTTCAGTAATCACACGTTGATTATTACTTGTAGAATCACTAAAACGTATAATTAAAAACGGGATTActaaaaaaaacgtttaaatataaatattatataaacaaatgtcttttaaataaaaacagtattagaataataataatcatgTTCTGTTTTGAAGTATGACATATAACCtataaaaacaaacttaaaCGTTTTTACAAGTATCTTTCGATGATCAATGAGTACGTTTGATTTGTCAACTCGAACCGTTGATGTAGAGTAAAGAAGTAAAGATTGGGGCAAAAGTCAGGGGTGTaatgtttttttacaaatacataCGGAAATGTTTTAAAGAGGTATACTTGTATCACTATCATAATTGctttaagaaaattgttagTATTTAGGATATGTACTATgtattctttttaatatatatatatatatatatatatatatatatatatatatatatatatatatatatatatatatatatatataaagtgttGACGTTCAAACGAAGGAAAATATAAGtattctttaaaaattaaaatacagaCAATTCTaaagaacaataaaatattttttaaaaggtgTATGGGACTGTATGgtaaaaaagtgaggttatttACACAATTATTAAAGTTAAAATACGTCACATCCGTAGTTATTGAGGTTAGGTATTTTGTCGAGACACCGTGTATATTAGAATAGTTGAATGTGAAATGTAtattgaaaacgaaatttcaaaaaattgcatGATTTTTGGATAAACATAacgttttttaattaaaatataaagaaaaaaaaacaagtaaaggATAGGAAAATGCATTTTCCTATAAATTTGATCCTGTTTTCTCGATATTGGATATTGGCGACATTTAATAGGTACGTAACGTATTATAACTACGCCATCTATAAGCGAAATGTAGAAACGATAACAGTTTAATTAATTACCACTAAATTACTGTCagaaatgattaaattaattgaaaattgatttaatatattgttgaaaatgatcatTTGATAGTTTTGGaggattaaataaaaaataaatgatataagaGTAGTTTTAGTAGATagaaactaacctcaaaatgtttGTACAATCGCCCGATTCGTCTGGAACTTTACACGTAGCCATAAATTTGGTTTCGTCTTGATAATCGTCTTCTAACAAAGGAAGTTCGTCGTCTTCGGTATATTTTCTCGAAGGTTCTTCGGTTTCTTTCTTTTTGGCACTTAACTCGTGACATTCGCATTTACACTCCTCCGGATTTACGTAATTGTATATAACGCATTCTTGCGCATTTTCGTCGGCGTAACTGTGCGACGGAAGAGTTTGTATCCTTTTAggaatttttcgtttttcaggTATGTCGTCGAAGCTGATCCAATGTACTCCTTTCGGTGGTAGCGGCGGAGGCGTTTCGTTCGCTTTGATTATATTCGAATCTCTtcctttattaattttatcgatTGAATCATTACGCGGtagtaaaattttgattttttcagtgtttttcgttatttttttggaaaaatcttcgCAATATTCGTTAAGACAGCTCGGATTTAGAGGCGTCGACGATCTTGGTCTTTCTATAGGACACGTTTTTATTTCGAGGATGGAACGTTTATTTATAGGGAGTATCGGTAGTGCCGCCGATCTTTCTAAAGGTAACGTCGTTGGTACGTAAGGTAGTTCGTCTTCGAAAGAATCTTGTGAAAAAACTATGGCTTGTTTTTCGGTTTCGCATATTAATTGCGTGTTTAAAATgaggttatttttattttcgatatcACGTTCGGATTCGGATGAATTGTGATCGTCGGCTGTAGAACAAATCGAAGCTACGCTCTTATCTTCGATTACGTCATTATCTAGTAAATTTTCATTCGGATATGATGCATTTTGCTCTAGTTCCTGGTTAATGTctttattttcttgtatatcCATTTTTTCTTCGGTGTTTTCGTCTTGTACAACGACGGGTTGCTTagtttttggtaattttgttgtgaaaatttcattttcggTACCTAAATTTGTCGAAAATGTCATATTTTCACTGCTCGTGCTGTTTTGTCGACTAGTCAGGGCCGGTTTTGGTACATTTTCTGTGATTTCGCATGTCGTTATAGATCGATTTTCGTAATAAGTTGGAGAATGTAAAGGTATCCTTATAGTTGCGCATTGGAGAGGATTTTCGTAATAACTCTgtttaatatttccattttcgtTATGATTCTGCGCTTTCGtattatttttgtctaattttttaGACTTGAACAAGGATAAAACCGATTTGGATTTGGATTTTTTATCGATACTTTCCGTTGATAATGTCGACGAAACGGATTTAAGCGAAATgttttcctcttcttttttctcTCCGGGTTTCATTCTTTTACTAACATTCGATAATTCTAATTTCGTATTAATCGaaggagaagaagaaataatttcattttcttcggCTACATCTATTTTTTCTGTAGTTCCATTAACAGAACTTATATCCTTATCAGGATAAGATTTATccggttttaattttattctaatatatttaggttcggtttttttcgttttaactTCACTTTCAGTCTGATGATGAGATCTTTGCGTTTTTTTTACGTATTGAACTTTTTGCGTATTGGGAAGATCTGGCGGCAGTGGTCCTTTCAACggaatataataatattcaactCCACTTTCTGAAACGAATCTACTCTTAACATTTTTACGCGGCGAACTGGTATCGGTCGACgttatttttggaatttctcGATTTTTGGTCACATCTTCTTTTCTACGTTCCGTATCCGGAGTTTGTACTTTATCTACTGATATGcctacaatgaaaaaatatactcaCGGAGACGATCAATCGAAAACAAAGAGcgaaaaatttcagttttcaataaaacatcGTTTTCCCTAGCAAACtatttaaataatcattaatttagaaaatatacattttgaaACAGCGTCTAATTAAGGCTTTCAATGATTCGATGACTGCAGAAGTCTAAAGGAGTTAAATCGCAAGAGCGCGAAGACCAATTCTAGTCACCAAATCGAGAAACGACATGACCAGAAGTAAACTTGAACAAATACTTCAAAATTGAAACCACGTAAAGCTCGCCATTCACATTCTCGAAAAATTATTCCTCCACAACAAAAATGCACACCATACATTGACCAGTTGGTAATGCATTGCTTTCTGAAGAATAATTCGTGGATTTTCTAAGTCCCAAATGCGTCAGTTTTGCCTATTAAGAGAGGTCGAAAATGGGCCTAAtcactgaaaataatttcgtttgCAAAATCAGCAATCCAATTGATGAATTCTCTTCGCTGTTCATGGTCTATTGATGGGAATTGTTGAGTTTAGGTATGCTGCCGTGATG
This genomic interval from Diorhabda sublineata isolate icDioSubl1.1 chromosome 7, icDioSubl1.1, whole genome shotgun sequence contains the following:
- the LOC130446946 gene encoding putative lipid scramblase CLPTM1, with product MNVVDKQVNEVPTMEATVGNSDSTGTTENTVAPQHVPTKFESFIAVVKSLIIRAIIMYFIFSFFKAPQPQKNNNNNNVSNVPPTAAKNIFQDGTMMNLYVYLSENEFLNNYNSSNLFWLKEGLKYGDWTSGENNDGTYSIEKIVPITANMKNNGSLFLHAFIVKSGLSPDPTASNYAKNQMSSVVKQLNKFKKLKSTGTKNLLTGETKSLEVEEGKIVSHWHPNFTLNLITDQTMWNYGSVPAPLDQYIKFTDDGRQYKPVLFANDFWNMARDYKPLNESYTLRLTIQPLSLFKWQLYAAQHVRQSWNVWGDGEHAQTDEEQDTLKETLMETNPYLLGITIIVSIVHSVFELLAFKNDIQFWNNRNSLEGLSVRSVFFGVFQSLVVLLYVLDNETNTLIRISCLVGLGIEFWKIWKVVDIKFENGKLTFKDKSSYVESSTKVYDKLAFKYLSWVCFPLFAGYSVYALIYLEHKGWYSFVLDLLYGYLLTFGFIMMTPQLFINYKLKSVAHLPWRMLTYKFLNTFIDDMFAFVIKMPIMYRIGCFRDDIVFLIYLYQRYIYPVDKTRVNEFGYTAETAEKIEAKDTNVIEEKKTQ
- the LOC130446945 gene encoding uncharacterized protein LOC130446945 isoform X1, producing MSKSAEWTSSSTHVRKPMGPAPIASFEDLSDEVRTRLESPEEKNVSGSVVRLPGIREDLSPASPVYNSQQTKKISLIGRPISPISKNVKHQTPRIDISRASSSSHHDSKDSSPDREMYDANGAKLGLGFKEDGALDLRSSTEELDFQDISISGRKRPQSPSTLDDPITTRKDSQCSDIVLLSISGRTSRLSSIGSQGSNQSRISNISHISILSGQSNLSRCSSPHKMQLETSFCGTKVLDKPAKENRIVEAKIDTDVMEKILLSRKHDPTEAIFAEGISVDKVQTPDTERRKEDVTKNREIPKITSTDTSSPRKNVKSRFVSESGVEYYYIPLKGPLPPDLPNTQKVQYVKKTQRSHHQTESEVKTKKTEPKYIRIKLKPDKSYPDKDISSVNGTTEKIDVAEENEIISSSPSINTKLELSNVSKRMKPGEKKEEENISLKSVSSTLSTESIDKKSKSKSVLSLFKSKKLDKNNTKAQNHNENGNIKQSYYENPLQCATIRIPLHSPTYYENRSITTCEITENVPKPALTSRQNSTSSENMTFSTNLGTENEIFTTKLPKTKQPVVVQDENTEEKMDIQENKDINQELEQNASYPNENLLDNDVIEDKSVASICSTADDHNSSESERDIENKNNLILNTQLICETEKQAIVFSQDSFEDELPYVPTTLPLERSAALPILPINKRSILEIKTCPIERPRSSTPLNPSCLNEYCEDFSKKITKNTEKIKILLPRNDSIDKINKGRDSNIIKANETPPPLPPKGVHWISFDDIPEKRKIPKRIQTLPSHSYADENAQECVIYNYVNPEECKCECHELSAKKKETEEPSRKYTEDDELPLLEDDYQDETKFMATCKVPDESGDCTNILSDSTSNNQRVITETASSFLSELPLTSNTSCITSQDDYQSPVSPYLPRIY
- the LOC130446945 gene encoding uncharacterized protein LOC130446945 isoform X2; the protein is MSKSAEWTSSSTHVRKPMGPAPIASFEDLSDELESPEEKNVSGSVVRLPGIREDLSPASPVYNSQQTKKISLIGRPISPISKNVKHQTPRIDISRASSSSHHDSKDSSPDREMYDANGAKLGLGFKEDGALDLRSSTEELDFQDISISGRKRPQSPSTLDDPITTRKDSQCSDIVLLSISGRTSRLSSIGSQGSNQSRISNISHISILSGQSNLSRCSSPHKMQLETSFCGTKVLDKPAKENRIVEAKIDTDVMEKILLSRKHDPTEAIFAEGISVDKVQTPDTERRKEDVTKNREIPKITSTDTSSPRKNVKSRFVSESGVEYYYIPLKGPLPPDLPNTQKVQYVKKTQRSHHQTESEVKTKKTEPKYIRIKLKPDKSYPDKDISSVNGTTEKIDVAEENEIISSSPSINTKLELSNVSKRMKPGEKKEEENISLKSVSSTLSTESIDKKSKSKSVLSLFKSKKLDKNNTKAQNHNENGNIKQSYYENPLQCATIRIPLHSPTYYENRSITTCEITENVPKPALTSRQNSTSSENMTFSTNLGTENEIFTTKLPKTKQPVVVQDENTEEKMDIQENKDINQELEQNASYPNENLLDNDVIEDKSVASICSTADDHNSSESERDIENKNNLILNTQLICETEKQAIVFSQDSFEDELPYVPTTLPLERSAALPILPINKRSILEIKTCPIERPRSSTPLNPSCLNEYCEDFSKKITKNTEKIKILLPRNDSIDKINKGRDSNIIKANETPPPLPPKGVHWISFDDIPEKRKIPKRIQTLPSHSYADENAQECVIYNYVNPEECKCECHELSAKKKETEEPSRKYTEDDELPLLEDDYQDETKFMATCKVPDESGDCTNILSDSTSNNQRVITETASSFLSELPLTSNTSCITSQDDYQSPVSPYLPRIY